A DNA window from Euzebyales bacterium contains the following coding sequences:
- a CDS encoding glycosyltransferase, which translates to MTRDGDDRQLRVLHVILNLGEANGQYNEHCLPMVGVRDLSICTYLEPKLTPPPAIALFPGDGSLAGFVRALRSALDGGPYDVVHVHAPQTGALVIVTLLATLRYRRLRPALVYTVQDSFHDYSLRNQALMLIALAGFTRLVFCSRAAYDSMPRLAKRLVRGRWRVVQNAADMDRVDRALDATPVTRDDSVFTVVCVNRLEPVKDHATLLDAFAATADDRSRLVLIGAGALEGTIRARIRELGLDDRVTLTGLVPREEVFVRCAAADVMVSTSHGEGLPVAVIEAMAARCPVILSDIPPHRELVDDADFVALVPVGDAAEVARQLTRHRQMSPSALRDLGKRAREHVLTRYSLPVMHAGIDAVYREARAAADTV; encoded by the coding sequence GTGACACGCGACGGTGACGACCGACAGCTTCGCGTCCTGCACGTCATCCTGAACCTCGGCGAGGCCAACGGCCAGTACAACGAGCACTGCCTGCCGATGGTCGGCGTGCGCGACCTGTCGATCTGCACGTACCTCGAGCCGAAGCTGACGCCCCCGCCGGCGATCGCGCTGTTCCCGGGCGACGGGTCGCTCGCGGGCTTCGTGCGTGCGTTGCGCTCGGCGCTGGACGGCGGACCATACGACGTCGTGCACGTCCACGCGCCGCAGACGGGCGCGCTGGTCATCGTGACCCTCCTGGCGACCTTGCGCTACCGACGACTGCGGCCCGCGCTCGTGTACACCGTGCAGGACTCGTTCCACGACTACTCACTGCGCAACCAGGCGCTCATGCTGATCGCGTTGGCAGGGTTCACCCGCCTGGTGTTCTGCAGCCGAGCCGCCTATGACAGCATGCCGCGGCTCGCCAAGCGGCTGGTGCGTGGCCGCTGGCGGGTCGTGCAGAACGCCGCTGACATGGACCGCGTCGATCGCGCGCTGGACGCCACGCCGGTCACCCGCGACGACAGCGTGTTCACCGTCGTGTGCGTCAACCGACTCGAACCGGTCAAGGACCATGCCACACTGCTCGACGCGTTCGCGGCGACGGCTGACGACCGCAGCCGTCTGGTGCTGATCGGTGCCGGCGCGCTCGAGGGGACCATCCGCGCGCGCATCCGTGAGCTGGGTCTGGACGACCGTGTCACGCTCACCGGGCTGGTCCCGCGTGAGGAGGTGTTCGTCCGGTGCGCTGCCGCCGACGTGATGGTGTCGACGTCACACGGCGAGGGCCTGCCCGTCGCGGTGATCGAGGCGATGGCAGCGCGGTGTCCGGTGATCCTGTCGGACATCCCCCCGCACCGCGAACTGGTCGACGATGCCGACTTCGTCGCGCTGGTCCCCGTCGGGGACGCCGCGGAGGTGGCCCGGCAGCTCACGCGGCACCGCCAGATGTCGCCCAGCGCATTGCGTGATCTGGGCAAGCGCGCCAGGGAGCACGTGCTCACCCGCTACTCGCTGCCCGTGATGCACGCCGGCATCGACGCCGTGTACCGCGAGGCGCGGGCGGCCGCCGACACGGTGTGA